From the genome of Brevinematales bacterium:
CGACTCACGAAGACCGGATATATCTGGCATTACGAGGGGCGTATCCGTATCGACCATATCCAGGACTTTTTCGCCGACCGTATGGTCGAGGGGAAGGCCGCGGTGATGTTCTACCGGAAGCACCCGACCTTCGAGGTCAAGATGATGACGATGATCGGCGGGTTTTTTAACTGGCTCGACCGCGTACTGTTCAGAGAGTCGTATCTCACCTCCCAGAAGTTTATCGACGATATTAAACGGCTTTGGGACAATAATGAAAAAAATAAATGTATCGCGAAAATCCGCCTGAACGGGTATCATTTTTACTTCAACGGGATTAAGGCGAAAATCAAGGAAGACGGATACCTATTAAAAAAGAAGGCGGTATCATGATAGACCCTAAAAAGCTGTTCGGGAAAGATAAATTCTGGATGTGGACAAAAATCGCCTACGCCGTCAGCGTTCTCGCGATTATTATCTACCTTCTCATCAGTTATGCGCTATTCACCCCGCCTCATATCCAGCCGCCGCGCATACTGAACGGTACTAACGGGCTTGTTACCGACGCCGGGAAGATCGCCGGGACGGATATTATCGGCGTCCCCGGGCAGAAAGGGCTTATTATGAAAAGCTCCCCGGTCAAACTGATTCCCGGGTATTATACGGTCGCGTTGACATATAGTTCGCTCTCCAATCACTCGATGACGTTCCAACTGAGCGATATCGAAGGGAATAGCGTTGTCACCAAAGGTTCGCTCTTAGCGGGCACGAATATCACGATCGTAAAAGACCTAACGGTGGTCGATAACCAACCGGATATGGAGTGGGTGTATCAGGTCAATTATAACGGCGTAAGCCCGGTATCCATCCACAAGCTCGAATATATCATGTCGCCGAAGCAGATACCGACCCGTCTAGTCCTGCCGGTATGGCTTGTCGCGATCACAGTGATACTTCCCCTGCTCATCATCATATTATCCATTTACCGCCAGCGCGGGAAACGTTCCAAGAAGAACACCTCGCTGGAGGAATTCCTCGGAATGTCGCTCGGGTTCGCGCTGTTACCGTCTTTCTCGGAATTTTTTATCGTTCTATCGGTCATCATTCTCGTTATCTATATCACGACCGTGAAGGGCGCGGTCTACTTCGAATGGAGACGGCGCGACTGGGCGCTCGCCGCGTTCGTCGCAATCGCGATTATCGGCGGGTTTTTCGCGTTCGACAAAGGCACCGCGATAGGCGCCGCGCTGATATTCGGGGTGTTCTATTTCTTCTACCAATTCTTCAAATCCCTGCCCGCGGACAGTATTTCCTACCAGCGCGTTATTTCCATGAGCGCGATCGGTATACTTCTCTGGGGCGGCTTCGCGGTCATCCATCATCTGGTATTTAAGTGCCCCATCGATATCACCTTCGGCGCGCATAGCCTCG
Proteins encoded in this window:
- a CDS encoding O-antigen ligase family protein, which codes for MIDPKKLFGKDKFWMWTKIAYAVSVLAIIIYLLISYALFTPPHIQPPRILNGTNGLVTDAGKIAGTDIIGVPGQKGLIMKSSPVKLIPGYYTVALTYSSLSNHSMTFQLSDIEGNSVVTKGSLLAGTNITIVKDLTVVDNQPDMEWVYQVNYNGVSPVSIHKLEYIMSPKQIPTRLVLPVWLVAITVILPLLIIILSIYRQRGKRSKKNTSLEEFLGMSLGFALLPSFSEFFIVLSVIILVIYITTVKGAVYFEWRRRDWALAAFVAIAIIGGFFAFDKGTAIGAALIFGVFYFFYQFFKSLPADSISYQRVISMSAIGILLWGGFAVIHHLVFKCPIDITFGAHSLAWLPSNDGTGNLTSIFQYGSMGAYLTVLVSMFFSHYMFFNYKRLSLWEWPIYIAAIILTVLIVILISGRGALVLFGVFWFVMILLSRRWILLAGVVVLAAIFLIIPNPKFKESVQAIANPAQIPNMGGRLHQYNAAWTILNDGNEAYGVGLGNFHYHYEQRYPTEYSLSPVQFVHNGYLSILVETGYAGMAAYLFYFIAFLIYAYRRSIRNIKSSILGAALLAGFLIISLFDAIFYNVFLGILVWMLMGLSQNTQYDDFIALERIDPEK